The Candidatus Malacoplasma girerdii genome has a segment encoding these proteins:
- a CDS encoding BspA-like protein has product MLEDYVLMMKLRNFNKFLIGLAVISGGLTGTVLSNPNIHSSLVNESKATNDISWSIDDSGNISPADKTQIKGAIEIPSVWDGKPVTGIAREAFSRCIPLTSIIIPSSVISIGDGAFSICTFLTSVNFAEDSQLNSIGKSAFWNCSSLTSINIPSSVTSIGDGAFNNCSLLKSVNFAEGNQLTDIDNFAFSGCGSLTSINIPSSVTSIGRAAFQNCSALTSIVFTKNSQLTSIGYMAFSKCSALTSINIPSSVTSIGRNAFESCTSLTSVNFDNDSQLTSIGYMAFTKCSALTSINIPSGITSIGFQAFIGCSSLKNINIPSSVTSIGQQAFSNCSSLTDVTFNWDNGQLGTDKLTLGNNLFESISSSQTINFHIPLGTKDQYKAKFTQDILGTNITANWISYIQWSITNDGLISPANKGLIKGDVTIPDTVNGKTVTGIAKDAFSRCTSLTSINIPSSVTSIDGSAFESCTSLTSVNFDNDSQLTSIGYLAFSKCSVLTSITIPSSVTNIGNSAFDSCTSLTNVNFDNDSQLTDIGNFAFSSCDKLISITFAEGSKLTSIGSYAFWDCSSLTSITIPRSVTFISSYTFKGCSSLTSINIPSSVTSIGGSAFESCTSLTSVNFDNDSQLTSIGDGAFSRCRSLKSVNFAEGSKLNSIGDKAFYVCTSLTSINIPSSVTSIGSNAFNDCSSLTSVNFAEGCKLTGVSDYAFYDCNSLKTIDIPNNVTSIGRDAFNLCTSLTNVYIPSSVTSIGQNAFWKCSALTSVNIPSSVTSIGRSAFGWCKQLYNVDFDKDSKLDNIRENAFRHCGLLTNITIPSSVTSIGGNAFSDCSSLKNVAFNWNSDQLIGNKLTLGNNLFNNASSQKINFHIPWGTKDQYNAKFTQDILGTNVTANWIENNPPAPSSNSNLPLILGLTFGFIILIGIGSYLGYRYYKHRKNSKK; this is encoded by the coding sequence ATGTTGGAGGATTATGTACTTATGATGAAACTTAGAAATTTCAATAAATTTTTAATTGGATTAGCAGTAATTTCTGGTGGATTAACTGGAACTGTTCTTTCTAATCCAAATATCCATAGTAGTTTAGTTAATGAAAGCAAGGCAACGAATGATATTTCTTGAAGTATTGATGATAGTGGAAATATTTCACCTGCTGATAAAACACAAATCAAGGGTGCTATAGAAATTCCTTCTGTATGAGATGGAAAACCTGTTACTGGAATTGCTAGAGAAGCTTTTTCAAGATGTATTCCATTAACAAGTATTATTATTCCTAGCAGTGTAATTAGTATTGGTGATGGTGCTTTTAGTATTTGTACTTTTTTAACAAGTGTTAATTTTGCTGAAGACAGTCAATTAAATAGTATTGGCAAAAGTGCTTTTTGAAATTGCAGTTCATTAACAAGTATTAATATTCCAAGTAGTGTAACTAGTATTGGTGACGGTGCTTTTAATAATTGTAGTTTATTAAAAAGTGTAAATTTTGCTGAAGGCAATCAATTAACTGATATTGATAATTTTGCTTTTAGTGGTTGTGGTTCATTAACAAGTATTAATATTCCAAGTAGTGTGACTAGTATTGGGCGTGCTGCTTTTCAAAATTGTAGTGCATTAACAAGTATTGTTTTCACTAAAAATAGTCAATTAACTAGTATTGGTTATATGGCTTTTAGTAAATGCAGTGCATTAACAAGTATTAATATTCCAAGTAGTGTAACTAGTATTGGTAGAAATGCTTTTGAAAGTTGTACTTCATTAACAAGTGTTAATTTTGATAATGACAGTCAATTAACTAGTATTGGTTATATGGCTTTTACTAAATGCAGTGCATTAACAAGTATCAATATTCCAAGTGGTATAACTAGTATTGGGTTCCAAGCTTTTATTGGTTGCAGTTCATTAAAAAACATTAATATTCCAAGCAGTGTAACTAGTATTGGGCAGCAAGCTTTTAGTAATTGTAGTTCATTAACTGATGTAACTTTTAATTGAGATAATGGCCAATTAGGAACTGACAAATTAACTCTTGGAAATAATTTATTTGAAAGTATTTCTTCTAGTCAAACAATTAATTTTCATATTCCATTAGGAACAAAAGATCAATATAAAGCAAAATTTACTCAAGACATTTTAGGAACTAACATTACTGCTAATTGAATCTCTTATATTCAATGAAGTATTACTAATGATGGTTTAATTTCACCTGCTAACAAAGGCTTAATTAAAGGTGATGTAACAATTCCTGATACTGTTAATGGAAAAACTGTCACCGGAATTGCTAAAGATGCTTTTTCAAGATGTACTTCATTAACAAGTATTAATATTCCAAGTAGTGTAACTAGTATTGATGGAAGTGCTTTTGAAAGTTGTACTTCATTAACAAGTGTTAATTTTGATAATGACAGTCAATTAACTAGTATTGGTTATTTGGCTTTTAGTAAATGCAGTGTATTAACAAGTATCACTATTCCAAGTAGTGTAACTAATATTGGAAATAGTGCTTTTGATAGTTGTACTTCATTAACAAATGTTAATTTTGATAATGACAGTCAATTAACTGATATTGGTAATTTTGCTTTTAGTAGTTGTGACAAATTAATAAGCATTACTTTTGCTGAAGGCAGCAAATTAACTAGTATTGGTAGTTATGCTTTTTGAGATTGTAGTTCATTAACAAGTATTACTATTCCAAGAAGTGTAACTTTTATTAGCAGTTATACTTTTAAAGGTTGCAGTTCCCTAACAAGCATTAATATTCCAAGTAGTGTAACTAGTATTGGTGGAAGTGCTTTTGAAAGTTGTACTTCATTAACAAGTGTTAATTTTGATAATGACAGTCAATTAACTAGTATTGGCGATGGTGCATTTAGTCGTTGCAGATCTTTAAAAAGTGTAAATTTTGCTGAAGGTAGTAAATTGAATAGTATTGGTGATAAAGCTTTTTATGTTTGTACTTCATTAACAAGTATTAATATTCCAAGTAGTGTAACTAGTATTGGTAGTAATGCTTTTAATGATTGTAGTTCATTAACAAGTGTTAATTTTGCCGAAGGATGCAAATTAACTGGTGTTAGTGATTATGCTTTTTATGATTGCAATTCATTAAAAACTATTGATATTCCAAATAATGTAACTAGTATTGGCAGAGATGCTTTTAATCTATGCACTTCATTAACAAACGTTTATATTCCAAGTAGTGTAACTAGTATTGGCCAAAACGCTTTTTGAAAATGTAGTGCATTAACAAGTGTTAATATTCCAAGTAGTGTAACTAGTATTGGCAGAAGTGCCTTTGGTTGATGCAAGCAACTTTATAATGTTGATTTTGATAAAGATAGTAAGTTAGATAATATTAGAGAAAATGCTTTTCGTCATTGTGGTTTGTTAACAAATATTACTATTCCAAGTAGTGTAACTAGTATTGGTGGAAATGCTTTTAGTGATTGTAGTTCATTAAAAAATGTAGCTTTTAATTGAAATAGTGATCAATTAATAGGTAACAAATTAACTCTTGGAAATAATTTATTTAATAATGCTTCTAGTCAAAAAATTAATTTTCATATTCCATGAGGAACAAAAGATCAATATAATGCAAAATTTACTCAAGACATTTTAGGAACTAACGTTACTGCTAATTGAATTGAAAATAATCCTCCAGCTCCGAGCTCCAATTCAAATTTACCTTTAATCTTAGGTCTAACATTTGGATTCATTATTCTAATTGGAATTGGCAGTTACTTGGGATATCGATACTATAAACACCGTAAAAACAGTAAAAAATAA
- a CDS encoding putative restriction-modification methylase yields the protein MKKDINANEQKIKLGQFFTRQKFWLKPQIVDFILNSKCSIAYDPFAGAGNLINISKLYGINKIIGLDIDNHLGWEWNDSLLKIPSINNAIIITNPPYLAKHSATRKKIDLSKYFNNSIYNDLYLIALEKMIEAQQYIVAIIPESFINSSFKNKNLLSSITILEENPFDDTDTPICVACFDGIPKTYDKIKIYKNNNFINTLAFLYSLKISPKKTIKILFNDLHGWLGIRAIDGADDKKLIHFDFKEKIPYNWETKINHSSRHYTLVNIDIKQKNRDSFINKCNSILQELRNKSTDTILTPFMGNTKSGIRRRRMDFKLARAIMEQASDYFDK from the coding sequence ATGAAGAAAGACATCAATGCAAATGAACAAAAAATAAAACTAGGTCAGTTTTTTACAAGACAAAAATTTTGGTTAAAACCACAAATTGTTGATTTTATATTAAATTCTAAGTGTTCAATAGCTTATGATCCCTTTGCCGGTGCCGGTAATTTGATTAATATATCAAAATTATATGGAATTAATAAAATCATTGGACTAGATATTGATAATCATCTAGGTTGAGAATGAAATGATTCCTTATTAAAAATTCCTAGTATAAATAATGCAATTATAATAACTAATCCGCCTTATTTAGCTAAGCATTCAGCAACAAGAAAAAAAATTGATTTATCGAAATATTTTAATAATAGTATATACAATGATTTGTATTTAATAGCATTAGAAAAAATGATAGAAGCGCAACAATATATAGTTGCAATTATTCCTGAATCTTTTATAAATTCTTCGTTTAAAAATAAAAATCTCTTATCATCAATTACCATTCTTGAGGAAAATCCTTTTGATGATACTGACACACCAATTTGTGTTGCCTGTTTTGATGGAATCCCGAAGACTTATGACAAAATTAAAATTTACAAAAACAATAATTTTATAAATACATTGGCATTCCTTTATTCTTTAAAAATTTCTCCCAAAAAAACTATTAAAATTTTATTTAATGATTTGCACGGATGGCTAGGAATAAGAGCCATTGACGGCGCAGATGATAAAAAATTAATTCATTTTGATTTTAAAGAAAAAATTCCATATAATTGGGAAACAAAAATAAACCATTCTTCTCGGCATTATACATTAGTAAATATCGATATCAAACAAAAAAATAGAGATTCTTTTATTAATAAATGCAATAGTATTTTGCAAGAACTTAGAAACAAATCCACGGACACAATTTTAACTCCATTTATGGGTAATACAAAATCAGGCATAAGAAGAAGAAGAATGGATTTTAAATTAGCAAGAGCAATAATGGAACAAGCTTCTGATTATTTTGATAAATAA
- the feoB gene encoding ferrous iron transport protein B gives MALKSKKLVKKTKKHLVISSQQTKLNQIKQHVCVKHLCDCEECKEYLVKIPTKFANFSKKTLLIGAPNVGKSTLFNKITNGTASVSNIDRMTVDSNCGYIKKHRDQVMIDLPGLYNLSHPNDEELVVTNMLMKNDYSSITNIIGATSLKRDLYLTLQCAETGVLSAVIINAIDEVNCEIINFTKLSKLFGGVKFIPLSANGRFDANALTDIIAEESKCDNQFFKYSPSIENSIKKISNILPDHKHLSKRYISLMILEGNGYIHSYYQHFYEKEYKKLLPILDEVKHLNLADVIKAEKIQFINDVYNQCIIKKPNVSYLKINKEKQHRFDRFLLRKWVGIPLTIFLLTLIYFIAFGPWTGYKLQQLLSESFFGQVVADQWLSPLFTHIWGANHVGTWFTGLFVDGLWAGMGTVLAFSVPIIILFTLVNIVQQVGIISRISVLLDQTFEHFGLSGRSFVNLMTGFGCNVPAIMMVRSSNSKKERIISMLITPFISCSARAIVYSFVCTAIFGNHFGWLAMVGLMIMSGLVALTIGLVFSETMFRKQKSFFFIEMTTWRKPDIFVILKNVWAQFVDFVKKAATFIVLASLLIWFLLHIGWNSSGKFNILKDEEINGSLIAYMAQGFNWALMIPFGGINNDHSWVSNTSVGWKMMASLLSAFPAKEIALSNLSLLFNSTDNFNNIIQTPHNIPIGISYLIILMFYLPCASTFVVIKREGGWKIIWINMFTGLITSYILGLSAYWITYAIIH, from the coding sequence GTTAAACATTTATGTGATTGTGAAGAATGCAAGGAATACTTGGTGAAAATTCCAACTAAATTTGCTAATTTTAGTAAAAAGACATTATTAATTGGGGCACCAAATGTTGGCAAATCAACATTATTTAACAAAATCACTAATGGGACTGCAAGTGTTAGTAACATTGACAGAATGACGGTTGATTCTAACTGTGGTTATATTAAAAAACACCGTGATCAAGTAATGATTGATCTACCAGGATTGTATAACTTAAGTCATCCAAATGATGAAGAATTAGTTGTGACAAACATGTTAATGAAAAACGATTATTCGTCAATCACTAATATTATTGGAGCAACCAGTTTAAAAAGAGATTTATATTTAACACTTCAATGTGCTGAAACTGGCGTATTGAGTGCTGTTATTATCAATGCGATTGATGAAGTTAATTGTGAAATTATCAATTTCACTAAACTATCTAAATTGTTTGGTGGAGTTAAATTTATTCCTTTAAGTGCTAATGGTCGATTTGATGCCAATGCATTAACTGACATAATTGCTGAAGAAAGCAAGTGTGACAATCAATTCTTTAAATATTCACCATCAATTGAAAACTCTATTAAAAAAATTAGCAATATTTTACCAGACCATAAACATTTATCAAAACGATATATATCATTAATGATTCTTGAAGGTAATGGCTATATTCATTCTTATTACCAACATTTTTATGAAAAAGAATACAAAAAGCTATTGCCAATTCTTGACGAAGTTAAACATTTGAATCTAGCCGATGTTATCAAAGCTGAAAAAATACAATTTATTAATGATGTATACAACCAATGCATTATTAAAAAACCAAATGTTAGCTATTTAAAAATTAATAAAGAAAAACAACATCGTTTTGACCGTTTTTTGCTAAGAAAATGAGTAGGAATTCCTTTAACTATTTTCTTATTAACTTTAATTTATTTTATTGCTTTTGGTCCTTGAACTGGATATAAATTACAACAATTATTAAGTGAATCCTTTTTTGGACAAGTAGTCGCTGATCAATGGCTTAGTCCATTATTTACTCATATTTGGGGAGCAAATCATGTGGGAACATGATTTACAGGATTATTTGTTGATGGTTTATGAGCAGGAATGGGCACAGTTTTAGCTTTTAGTGTGCCAATCATTATTTTATTCACTTTAGTTAATATCGTTCAACAAGTCGGTATTATTTCGAGAATTTCAGTTTTATTAGACCAAACCTTTGAACATTTTGGCTTAAGTGGAAGAAGTTTTGTTAATTTGATGACAGGATTTGGTTGTAATGTTCCAGCTATAATGATGGTTCGAAGTAGTAACAGTAAAAAAGAACGAATTATTTCAATGTTAATTACTCCTTTCATTAGTTGTAGCGCAAGAGCAATTGTTTATTCATTTGTTTGTACAGCAATATTTGGTAATCATTTTGGTTGATTAGCTATGGTTGGATTAATGATCATGAGTGGATTAGTAGCTTTAACTATCGGCTTAGTTTTTAGTGAAACAATGTTTCGAAAACAAAAATCATTCTTTTTTATTGAAATGACAACATGACGCAAACCAGATATATTTGTTATTCTTAAAAACGTTTGAGCACAATTTGTTGATTTTGTCAAAAAAGCAGCAACATTTATTGTTCTAGCTAGTTTATTAATCTGATTTCTTTTACATATAGGGTGAAATAGTAGTGGTAAATTTAATATCCTAAAAGATGAAGAAATTAATGGTTCATTAATTGCTTATATGGCACAAGGATTTAATTGAGCTTTAATGATTCCTTTTGGTGGAATTAATAATGATCATTCGTGGGTGTCAAATACTAGCGTAGGATGAAAAATGATGGCTTCACTATTAAGTGCATTTCCTGCTAAAGAAATTGCTCTAAGTAATTTAAGTTTATTATTTAATAGTACTGATAACTTCAATAATATTATTCAAACTCCACATAATATCCCTATTGGAATTAGTTATTTAATTATTCTGATGTTTTATTTACCTTGTGCATCAACGTTTGTTGTGATTAAACGTGAAGGTGGATGAAAAATCATATGAATTAATATGTTTACTGGATTAATCACAAGCTATATTCTTGGTTTAAGCGCTTATTGAATAACTTATGCAATCATTCATTAA
- a CDS encoding BspA-like protein — protein sequence MVISNPHTHTHSSLIVESKATNDISWTIDDSGNISPADKTQIKGAIEIPSVWDGIPVTGIARFAFKDCTLLTNITFAEGIKLTSIAIGTFQDCSSLTNINIPSSVTSIGDDAFADCSSLKSVNFDNGSKLTSIGIHAFKNCNTLTSINIPDSVTSIGESAFDSCSALTDVTFNWNEEQLNKLQLDNSLFINYTSSQTISFHIPWGTKDQYNAKFTQDILGTNITAKWISYIQWSITDDGLISPADKGQIQGEITIPDTVNGKTVTGIANSAFDSCSALTSITIPSGVTSIDVYAFRHCSSLVSVTFAEDSQLTSTGYNAFLDCSSLTSINIPNSVTFISSYTFKGCSSLISINIPSSVTSIGESAFDSCSSLTTINFDVNSRLTNIGNYAFQKCTSLTSINIPSSVTSIGSWAFADCSSLTDVTFNWNEEQLNKLQLDNSLFINHTSSQTIIFYIPLGTKDQYKAKFTQDILGTNITANWISYIQWSITDDGFISPANKDLIKGDVTIPDTVSGKVVTGIAREAFSGCTSLTSINIPNNVTSIGGEAFRGCNSLVSVNFAESSQLTDIDNFAFSGCSSLKNITIPNSATIIRGYAFQNCSALTSIVFTKNSQLNSIGDSAFSRCSALTSINIPSGVTSIGEATFVSCGSLKNINISSSVTNIGNSAFDSCSSLTSVNFAEDSQLTDIDNFAFSGCSSLKNITIPNSVTSVGIQVFSGCSSLSSVDIPSTITSIGDNAFYGCPLTNIEFTGNQTYDWVPTAEGGNTVGGYIIQKGNDLSINKVVGCLAYGKIDIKPTSIPNNNISNWAFGGCAGITLVIVPSNVTSIGESAFEDCDKLTDVYLNWDENQIKKLQIDDYVFDSTTKKITINFHIPKGMKELYIAKTKGWFNGSAVPNWIENNPPAPSSNSNLPLILGLTFGFIILIGIGSYLGYRYYKHRKNSKK from the coding sequence GTGGTTATATCTAATCCACACACACACACACACAGTAGTTTAATTGTTGAAAGCAAAGCAACAAATGATATTTCTTGAACTATTGATGATAGTGGAAATATTTCACCTGCTGATAAAACACAAATCAAGGGTGCTATAGAAATTCCTTCTGTATGAGATGGAATACCTGTTACTGGAATTGCTAGATTTGCTTTTAAAGATTGCACTTTATTAACAAATATTACTTTTGCTGAAGGCATCAAATTAACTAGTATTGCTATAGGGACTTTTCAAGATTGTAGTTCATTAACAAATATTAATATTCCAAGTAGTGTAACTAGTATTGGCGATGATGCTTTTGCGGATTGCAGTTCATTAAAAAGTGTTAATTTTGATAATGGCAGCAAATTAACTAGCATTGGTATACATGCTTTTAAGAATTGTAATACATTAACAAGCATTAATATTCCAGATAGTGTAACTAGTATTGGTGAAAGTGCTTTTGATAGTTGCAGTGCATTAACTGATGTAACATTTAATTGAAATGAAGAACAATTAAACAAATTACAATTAGATAATAGTTTATTTATAAATTATACTTCTAGTCAAACAATTAGTTTTCATATTCCATGAGGAACAAAAGATCAATATAATGCAAAATTTACTCAAGACATTTTAGGAACTAACATTACTGCTAAATGAATCTCTTATATTCAATGAAGTATTACTGATGATGGTTTAATTTCACCTGCTGATAAAGGACAAATACAAGGTGAAATAACTATTCCTGATACTGTTAATGGAAAAACTGTCACCGGAATTGCTAATAGTGCTTTTGATAGTTGCAGTGCATTAACAAGTATTACTATTCCAAGTGGTGTAACTAGTATTGATGTTTATGCTTTTCGACATTGTAGTTCGTTAGTAAGTGTAACTTTTGCTGAAGACAGTCAATTAACTAGTACTGGTTATAATGCTTTTTTAGATTGTAGTTCATTAACAAGCATTAATATTCCAAATAGTGTAACTTTTATTAGCAGTTATACTTTTAAAGGTTGCAGTTCCCTAATAAGTATTAATATTCCTAGCAGTGTAACTAGTATTGGTGAAAGTGCTTTTGATAGTTGTAGTTCATTGACAACTATAAATTTTGATGTAAATAGTCGATTAACTAATATTGGTAATTATGCTTTTCAAAAATGCACTTCATTAACAAGTATCAATATTCCAAGTAGTGTAACTAGTATTGGTAGTTGAGCTTTTGCTGATTGTAGTTCATTAACTGATGTAACATTTAATTGAAATGAAGAACAATTAAACAAATTACAATTAGATAATAGTTTATTTATAAATCATACTTCTAGTCAAACAATTATTTTTTATATTCCATTAGGAACAAAAGATCAATATAAAGCAAAATTTACTCAAGACATTTTAGGAACTAACATTACTGCTAATTGAATCTCTTATATTCAATGAAGTATTACAGATGATGGTTTTATTTCACCTGCTAACAAAGATTTAATTAAAGGTGATGTAACAATTCCTGATACTGTTAGTGGTAAAGTTGTTACTGGAATTGCTAGAGAAGCTTTTTCAGGATGTACTTCATTAACAAGTATTAATATTCCAAACAATGTAACTAGTATTGGTGGAGAGGCTTTTCGTGGTTGTAATTCGTTAGTAAGTGTAAATTTTGCTGAAAGCAGTCAATTAACTGATATTGATAATTTTGCTTTTAGTGGTTGTAGTTCATTAAAAAACATTACTATTCCAAACAGTGCAACCATTATTAGGGGTTATGCTTTTCAAAATTGTAGTGCATTAACAAGTATTGTTTTCACTAAAAATAGTCAATTAAATAGTATTGGCGATAGTGCATTTAGTCGTTGCAGTGCATTAACAAGTATCAATATTCCAAGTGGTGTAACTAGTATTGGTGAAGCAACTTTTGTTAGTTGCGGTTCATTAAAAAACATTAATATTTCAAGTAGTGTAACTAATATTGGAAATAGTGCTTTTGATAGTTGTAGTTCATTAACAAGTGTTAATTTTGCTGAAGATAGTCAATTAACTGATATTGATAATTTTGCTTTTAGTGGTTGTAGTTCATTAAAAAACATTACTATTCCAAACAGTGTAACTAGTGTTGGTATTCAAGTTTTTAGTGGATGCAGTTCTTTATCAAGCGTTGATATTCCAAGTACTATCACTAGTATTGGTGATAATGCTTTTTATGGTTGTCCTTTAACAAACATAGAGTTTACTGGAAACCAAACTTATGATTGAGTTCCAACAGCAGAAGGTGGCAACACAGTTGGAGGTTATATCATTCAAAAAGGTAATGATTTAAGCATAAATAAAGTTGTTGGGTGTTTAGCCTATGGAAAAATTGATATTAAACCTACTAGTATTCCAAATAATAATATTAGTAATTGAGCTTTTGGAGGTTGTGCGGGTATAACTTTAGTAATTGTTCCTAGTAATGTAACTAGTATTGGTGAAAGTGCTTTTGAAGACTGCGATAAATTAACTGACGTTTATTTAAATTGAGATGAAAATCAAATTAAAAAGCTTCAAATTGATGATTATGTTTTTGATAGTACTACTAAAAAAATAACTATCAATTTTCACATTCCAAAAGGAATGAAAGAACTATATATAGCAAAAACTAAAGGTTGATTTAATGGTTCTGCTGTGCCTAATTGAATTGAAAATAATCCTCCAGCTCCGAGCTCCAATTCAAATTTACCATTAATCTTAGGTCTAACATTTGGATTCATTATTCTAATTGGGATTGGAAGTTACTTGGGATATCGATACTATAAACACCGTAAAAACAGTAAAAAATAA
- a CDS encoding BspA-like protein has translation MLIYIYIYIYMKLRNFAKLFTGLLAISALPASIVFSNSNPQIHSSFFVENPTNDISWSIDDSGNISPADKTQIKGAIEIPAKVNVGGVDKPVTGIAIFAFQGCIFLKSVTFAEGSQLTSIDINAFDSCTSLTSIAIPSSVTSIGHDAFSNCVSLTSVTFAKGSQLTSIRDNAFRNCSALTSVNFGNDSQLTSIGVGAFNGCSSLNSINIPNSVTSIDVGTFGRCSSLTSINIPSSVTSIGDGAFNWCSSLASINIPNSVTRIGTNAFRDCSSLKDVTFNWDNGQLGTDKLTLGNNLFRNDTSSQTIYFHIPLGTEDQYKAKFTQDILGTNITAKWISSIQWSITDDGFISPADKGQIRGAIEIPVKVNVAGVDKPVTGIANSAFWNCTSLTSVTFAEDSQLTKIGNSAFFGCSSLASINIPNSVTSIAEETFFNCSLLKTINIPNSVTSIGSYAFWDCSSLTSITIPRSVTFISSYTFKGCSSLISINIPSSVTSIGDGAFNWCSSLASINIPSGVTSIGKNAFRDCSSLKDVTFNWNIDQLVTDKLTFGTDLFNNTSSSQAINFHIPLGTKDQYIATFTQDILGTNITANWIDDIVPPTPTPTNSSDLGLILGLIFGSIALIAIGSYLGYRYYKHRKNSKK, from the coding sequence ATGCTAATATATATATATATATATATATATATGAAGTTACGTAATTTTGCAAAATTATTTACAGGATTGTTAGCAATTAGTGCTCTTCCTGCTAGCATTGTTTTTTCTAATTCTAATCCACAAATCCATAGTAGTTTCTTTGTTGAAAATCCAACAAATGATATTTCTTGAAGTATTGATGATAGTGGAAATATTTCACCTGCTGATAAAACACAAATCAAGGGTGCTATAGAAATTCCTGCAAAAGTTAATGTTGGTGGTGTTGACAAACCCGTTACTGGAATTGCTATATTTGCTTTTCAAGGTTGCATTTTCTTAAAAAGTGTAACTTTTGCTGAAGGTAGTCAATTAACTAGTATTGATATTAATGCTTTTGATAGTTGTACTTCATTAACAAGTATTGCTATTCCAAGTAGTGTAACTAGTATTGGTCATGATGCTTTTAGTAATTGTGTTTCATTAACAAGTGTTACTTTTGCTAAAGGCAGTCAATTAACAAGTATTAGAGATAATGCTTTTAGAAATTGTAGTGCATTAACAAGTGTTAATTTTGGTAATGACAGTCAATTAACTAGTATTGGTGTCGGTGCTTTTAATGGTTGTAGTTCTTTAAATAGTATTAATATTCCTAACAGTGTAACTAGTATTGATGTTGGTACGTTTGGTCGATGTAGTTCATTAACAAGTATTAATATTCCTAGCAGTGTAACTAGTATTGGTGATGGTGCGTTTAATTGATGTAGTTCATTGGCAAGTATTAATATTCCTAACAGTGTGACTAGAATTGGTACTAATGCTTTTAGAGATTGTAGTTCATTAAAAGATGTAACTTTTAATTGAGATAATGGCCAATTAGGAACTGACAAATTAACTCTTGGAAATAATTTATTTAGAAATGATACTTCTAGTCAAACAATTTATTTTCATATTCCATTAGGAACAGAAGATCAATATAAAGCAAAATTTACTCAAGACATTTTAGGAACTAACATTACTGCTAAATGAATCTCTTCTATTCAATGAAGTATTACTGATGATGGTTTTATTTCACCTGCTGATAAAGGACAAATCAGGGGTGCTATAGAAATTCCTGTAAAAGTTAATGTTGCTGGTGTTGACAAACCCGTTACTGGAATTGCTAATAGTGCTTTTTGAAATTGCACTTCATTAACAAGTGTTACTTTTGCTGAAGACAGTCAATTAACTAAAATTGGTAATTCAGCTTTTTTTGGATGTTCATCATTAGCGTCTATTAATATTCCAAACAGTGTAACTAGTATTGCTGAAGAGACTTTTTTTAATTGCAGTTTATTAAAAACTATTAATATTCCAAACAGTGTAACTAGTATTGGTAGTTATGCTTTTTGAGATTGTAGTTCATTAACAAGTATTACTATTCCAAGAAGTGTAACTTTTATTAGCAGTTATACTTTTAAAGGTTGCAGTTCCCTAATAAGTATTAATATTCCTAGCAGTGTAACTAGTATTGGTGATGGTGCGTTTAATTGATGTAGTTCATTGGCAAGTATTAATATTCCAAGCGGTGTGACTAGTATTGGCAAAAATGCTTTTCGTGATTGCAGTTCATTAAAAGATGTAACATTTAATTGAAATATTGACCAATTAGTAACTGACAAATTAACTTTTGGAACTGATTTATTTAATAATACTTCTTCTAGTCAAGCAATTAATTTTCATATTCCATTAGGAACAAAAGATCAATATATAGCAACATTTACTCAAGACATTTTAGGAACTAACATTACTGCTAATTGAATTGATGATATTGTCCCACCAACTCCTACACCTACTAATTCATCAGATCTAGGTTTAATCTTAGGTTTAATTTTTGGTTCTATTGCTTTAATTGCAATTGGAAGTTACTTGGGATATCGATACTATAAACACCGTAAAAACAGTAAAAAATAA
- a CDS encoding class-II fructose-bisphosphate aldolase, whose product MLTEIHHKTNKIPLVLHGGTGIPESMIKKAISLGVAKINVNTECQLVFAEATRKYIEARKDLDTDKKGFDPRKLLKPGTDAIMDKVVEKITLFGSNNKA is encoded by the coding sequence TTGTTAACTGAAATTCACCATAAAACTAATAAAATTCCTTTAGTACTTCATGGTGGAACAGGTATTCCTGAAAGTATGATTAAAAAAGCAATTAGTCTTGGTGTTGCTAAAATTAATGTGAATACTGAATGTCAATTAGTTTTTGCTGAAGCGACACGAAAATATATTGAAGCACGCAAAGATCTTGATACTGATAAAAAAGGCTTTGATCCACGTAAATTACTTAAACCAGGAACCGATGCAATTATGGATAAAGTTGTTGAAAAGATTACTTTGTTCGGTTCAAACAATAAGGCTTAA